From Xiphophorus couchianus chromosome 4, X_couchianus-1.0, whole genome shotgun sequence, a single genomic window includes:
- the caprin1a gene encoding caprin-1a isoform X7, giving the protein MPSAAVGNNAVQCAIPDLGNGSHSEAMKQFLGVIDKKVRNMEKKKSKLDDYQARKNKGERLNQDQLEALSKYQEIINNLEFARELQKSFLALGQEVQKAVKKSARREQLQREEMEQRRLKTVLELQYLLDQLGEDGVRQDLKRPDSSGSPLLTDADLASFDEFYKLVGPDRNCDIRLTDQYEEASQHLWSLLEGRDKSVAGTTYKSLRETLDKLLVSGYFDRAESKQNGACETEEKPEEQAVVDETTVTGEQPPEPGPNNENYTEPVQVETTEMNSLQHHPPAQLASEPTMAVNQAAPSPTTDPVVRKQAVQDLMAQMQGTYNFMQDSMLEFDGQALDPAIVSAQPVKALQTVDLQQMGGPSIHSEPRLPQTSTVSGPQESSQTSMSLSSEQSSAPCSLSTAFPPVSKHIHSGGINVNAAPFQSVQAVFNMNAPVPPPTDGQADALKPSSQFPGGYGQGFTSQSENTVEQPEMPQERLQSVVGGFQPQDQVMPSTVSHDDPSAGSGFGPSSQSFYSSRGAPRGGPRNTRGIMNGYRGSSNGFRGGYEGYRAPFSNAPSSSGYGQTQFNTSRDYSNSSYQREGYQQGYKRGTAQGSRGLSRANAQAMRS; this is encoded by the exons ATGCCTTCAGCAGCGGTTGGCAACAATGCTGTCCAGTGTGCCATTCCAGACTTGGGAAATGGAAGTCATTCTGAAGCCATGAAGCAGTTTCTTGGTGTTATCGACAAAAAGGTCCGgaatatggaaaagaaaaag tccaaACTGGATGACTATCAGGCCAGAAAGAATAAGGGAGAAAGACTGAATCAGGATCAGCTG GAAGCCTTGTCGAAGTATCAAGAGATCATCAATAACCTTGAATTTGCTCGAGAACTGCAGAAGAGCTTCCTGGCTTTGGGCCAAGAG GTCCAAAAGGCAGTGAAAAAATCTGCACGGCGAGAGCAGCTTCAGCGGGAGGAAATGGAACAGAGGCGGTTGAAGACGGTTTTGGAGCTTCAGTATTTGTTGGACCAGCTAGGGGAGGACGGCGTGCGACAGGACCTTAAAAGACCAGATTCCTCTGGCTCCCCTCTACTCACAGATGCTGACCTTGCATCTTTTGATGAGTTTTATAAACTGGTGGGTCCTGACAGGAACTGTGATATCAG ATTGACTGACCAGTATGAAGAGGCCTCACAGCACTTGTGGTCTCTCCTTGAGGGTCGAGACAAGTCTGTGGCGGGAACCACAT ACAAGTCACTGAGAGAGACTCTGGACAAACTACTGGTCAGTGGTTACTTTGACAGAGCAGAATCTAAACAGAACGGAGCTTGTGAGACAGAAGAGAAACCAGAAGAGCAGGCTGTTGTGGATGAAACAACGGTTACCGGGGAGCAGCCACCTGAACCTG GACCAAATAATGAAAACTACACAGAGCCTGTCCAAGTGGAAACCACAGAG ATGAATTCCCTCCAGCACCACCCGCCTGCGCAGCTGGCTTCTGAGCCCACCATGGCTGTGAACCAAGCTGCTCCCTCTCCTACCACTGACCCTGTGGTCAGAAAGCAGGCGGTGCAAGATCTCATGGCCCAAATGCAAGGAACTTACAACTTCATGCAG GACTCCATGTTGGAGTTTGACGGCCAGGCTCTGGACCCAGCCATCGTGTCTGCCCAGCCAGTGAAAGCTCTGCAGACGGTTGACCTGCAGCAGATGGGTGGCCCTTCAA TCCACTCAGAACCCAGACTTCCTCAGACAAGTACTGTATCTGGACCACAGGAATCCTCCCAA ACCTCTATGTCTCTGTCATCTGAACAGTCTTCTGCCCCATGTTCCCTGTCTACCGCCTTCCCACCTGTCTCCAAACATATCCACTCCGGAGGCATCAATGTGAACGCAGCACCTTTCCAGTCAGTGCAAGCG GTATTTAATATGAATGCACCTGTACCTCCACCCACTGACGGCCAAGCAGATGCACTGAAGCCATCCAGCCAATTTCCTGGTGGCTATGGCCAGGGCTTTACCAGCCAGTCAGAGAACACTGTAGAGCAGCCGGAAATGCCACAGGAAAGATTACAGTCAG TTGTTGGTGGATTCCAGCCTCAAGATCAGGTCATGCCATCAACAGTAAGTCATGATGATCCCTCTGCAGGGTCAGGGTTCGGGCCGTCCAGCCAGTCGTTTTACAGCAGCAGAGGTGCGCCCAGAGGTGGACCCAGAAACACCCGTGGCATTATGAATGGATACCGGGGCTCCTCAAATGGATTTAGAG GTGGTTATGAAGGATACCGTGCTCCGTTTTCAAACGCTCCTTCCAGCAGTGGTTATGGCCAAACCCAATTTAACACATCTCGGGACTATTCCAACAGCAGCTACCAGCGT GAGGGATATCAGCAAGGCTACAAGCGGGGAACTGCCCAAGGATCAAGAGGCCTGTCCCGGGCCAACGCTCAAGCAATGCGATCCTAA
- the caprin1a gene encoding caprin-1a isoform X5, whose translation MPSAAVGNNAVQCAIPDLGNGSHSEAMKQFLGVIDKKVRNMEKKKSKLDDYQARKNKGERLNQDQLEALSKYQEIINNLEFARELQKSFLALGQEVQKAVKKSARREQLQREEMEQRRLKTVLELQYLLDQLGEDGVRQDLKRPDSSGSPLLTDADLASFDEFYKLVGPDRNCDIRLTDQYEEASQHLWSLLEGRDKSVAGTTYKSLRETLDKLLVSGYFDRAESKQNGACETEEKPEEQAVVDETTVTGEQPPEPEGPNNENYTEPVQVETTEVFFNRQFVPETTYSNTDKDQVEEWSVEAQMNSLQHHPPAQLASEPTMAVNQAAPSPTTDPVVRKQAVQDLMAQMQGTYNFMQDSMLEFDGQALDPAIVSAQPVKALQTVDLQQMGGPSIHSEPRLPQTSTVSGPQESSQTSMSLSSEQSSAPCSLSTAFPPVSKHIHSGGINVNAAPFQSVQAVFNMNAPVPPPTDGQADALKPSSQFPGGYGQGFTSQSENTVEQPEMPQERLQSGSGFGPSSQSFYSSRGAPRGGPRNTRGIMNGYRGSSNGFRGGYEGYRAPFSNAPSSSGYGQTQFNTSRDYSNSSYQREGYQQGYKRGTAQGSRGLSRANAQAMRS comes from the exons ATGCCTTCAGCAGCGGTTGGCAACAATGCTGTCCAGTGTGCCATTCCAGACTTGGGAAATGGAAGTCATTCTGAAGCCATGAAGCAGTTTCTTGGTGTTATCGACAAAAAGGTCCGgaatatggaaaagaaaaag tccaaACTGGATGACTATCAGGCCAGAAAGAATAAGGGAGAAAGACTGAATCAGGATCAGCTG GAAGCCTTGTCGAAGTATCAAGAGATCATCAATAACCTTGAATTTGCTCGAGAACTGCAGAAGAGCTTCCTGGCTTTGGGCCAAGAG GTCCAAAAGGCAGTGAAAAAATCTGCACGGCGAGAGCAGCTTCAGCGGGAGGAAATGGAACAGAGGCGGTTGAAGACGGTTTTGGAGCTTCAGTATTTGTTGGACCAGCTAGGGGAGGACGGCGTGCGACAGGACCTTAAAAGACCAGATTCCTCTGGCTCCCCTCTACTCACAGATGCTGACCTTGCATCTTTTGATGAGTTTTATAAACTGGTGGGTCCTGACAGGAACTGTGATATCAG ATTGACTGACCAGTATGAAGAGGCCTCACAGCACTTGTGGTCTCTCCTTGAGGGTCGAGACAAGTCTGTGGCGGGAACCACAT ACAAGTCACTGAGAGAGACTCTGGACAAACTACTGGTCAGTGGTTACTTTGACAGAGCAGAATCTAAACAGAACGGAGCTTGTGAGACAGAAGAGAAACCAGAAGAGCAGGCTGTTGTGGATGAAACAACGGTTACCGGGGAGCAGCCACCTGAACCTG AAGGACCAAATAATGAAAACTACACAGAGCCTGTCCAAGTGGAAACCACAGAGGTT TTTTTTAACAGACAGTTTGTTCCAGAAACTACATACAGTAACACTGACAAAGACCAAGTGGAGGAGTGGAGTGTGGAGGCTCAG ATGAATTCCCTCCAGCACCACCCGCCTGCGCAGCTGGCTTCTGAGCCCACCATGGCTGTGAACCAAGCTGCTCCCTCTCCTACCACTGACCCTGTGGTCAGAAAGCAGGCGGTGCAAGATCTCATGGCCCAAATGCAAGGAACTTACAACTTCATGCAG GACTCCATGTTGGAGTTTGACGGCCAGGCTCTGGACCCAGCCATCGTGTCTGCCCAGCCAGTGAAAGCTCTGCAGACGGTTGACCTGCAGCAGATGGGTGGCCCTTCAA TCCACTCAGAACCCAGACTTCCTCAGACAAGTACTGTATCTGGACCACAGGAATCCTCCCAA ACCTCTATGTCTCTGTCATCTGAACAGTCTTCTGCCCCATGTTCCCTGTCTACCGCCTTCCCACCTGTCTCCAAACATATCCACTCCGGAGGCATCAATGTGAACGCAGCACCTTTCCAGTCAGTGCAAGCG GTATTTAATATGAATGCACCTGTACCTCCACCCACTGACGGCCAAGCAGATGCACTGAAGCCATCCAGCCAATTTCCTGGTGGCTATGGCCAGGGCTTTACCAGCCAGTCAGAGAACACTGTAGAGCAGCCGGAAATGCCACAGGAAAGATTACAGTCAG GGTCAGGGTTCGGGCCGTCCAGCCAGTCGTTTTACAGCAGCAGAGGTGCGCCCAGAGGTGGACCCAGAAACACCCGTGGCATTATGAATGGATACCGGGGCTCCTCAAATGGATTTAGAG GTGGTTATGAAGGATACCGTGCTCCGTTTTCAAACGCTCCTTCCAGCAGTGGTTATGGCCAAACCCAATTTAACACATCTCGGGACTATTCCAACAGCAGCTACCAGCGT GAGGGATATCAGCAAGGCTACAAGCGGGGAACTGCCCAAGGATCAAGAGGCCTGTCCCGGGCCAACGCTCAAGCAATGCGATCCTAA
- the caprin1a gene encoding caprin-1a isoform X4 has product MPSAAVGNNAVQCAIPDLGNGSHSEAMKQFLGVIDKKVRNMEKKKSKLDDYQARKNKGERLNQDQLEALSKYQEIINNLEFARELQKSFLALGQEVQKAVKKSARREQLQREEMEQRRLKTVLELQYLLDQLGEDGVRQDLKRPDSSGSPLLTDADLASFDEFYKLVGPDRNCDIRLTDQYEEASQHLWSLLEGRDKSVAGTTYKSLRETLDKLLVSGYFDRAESKQNGACETEEKPEEQAVVDETTVTGEQPPEPGPNNENYTEPVQVETTEFFNRQFVPETTYSNTDKDQVEEWSVEAQMNSLQHHPPAQLASEPTMAVNQAAPSPTTDPVVRKQAVQDLMAQMQGTYNFMQDSMLEFDGQALDPAIVSAQPVKALQTVDLQQMGGPSIHSEPRLPQTSTVSGPQESSQTSMSLSSEQSSAPCSLSTAFPPVSKHIHSGGINVNAAPFQSVQAVFNMNAPVPPPTDGQADALKPSSQFPGGYGQGFTSQSENTVEQPEMPQERLQSVVGGFQPQDQVMPSTVSHDDPSAGSGFGPSSQSFYSSRGAPRGGPRNTRGIMNGYRGSSNGFRGGYEGYRAPFSNAPSSSGYGQTQFNTSRDYSNSSYQREGYQQGYKRGTAQGSRGLSRANAQAMRS; this is encoded by the exons ATGCCTTCAGCAGCGGTTGGCAACAATGCTGTCCAGTGTGCCATTCCAGACTTGGGAAATGGAAGTCATTCTGAAGCCATGAAGCAGTTTCTTGGTGTTATCGACAAAAAGGTCCGgaatatggaaaagaaaaag tccaaACTGGATGACTATCAGGCCAGAAAGAATAAGGGAGAAAGACTGAATCAGGATCAGCTG GAAGCCTTGTCGAAGTATCAAGAGATCATCAATAACCTTGAATTTGCTCGAGAACTGCAGAAGAGCTTCCTGGCTTTGGGCCAAGAG GTCCAAAAGGCAGTGAAAAAATCTGCACGGCGAGAGCAGCTTCAGCGGGAGGAAATGGAACAGAGGCGGTTGAAGACGGTTTTGGAGCTTCAGTATTTGTTGGACCAGCTAGGGGAGGACGGCGTGCGACAGGACCTTAAAAGACCAGATTCCTCTGGCTCCCCTCTACTCACAGATGCTGACCTTGCATCTTTTGATGAGTTTTATAAACTGGTGGGTCCTGACAGGAACTGTGATATCAG ATTGACTGACCAGTATGAAGAGGCCTCACAGCACTTGTGGTCTCTCCTTGAGGGTCGAGACAAGTCTGTGGCGGGAACCACAT ACAAGTCACTGAGAGAGACTCTGGACAAACTACTGGTCAGTGGTTACTTTGACAGAGCAGAATCTAAACAGAACGGAGCTTGTGAGACAGAAGAGAAACCAGAAGAGCAGGCTGTTGTGGATGAAACAACGGTTACCGGGGAGCAGCCACCTGAACCTG GACCAAATAATGAAAACTACACAGAGCCTGTCCAAGTGGAAACCACAGAG TTTTTTAACAGACAGTTTGTTCCAGAAACTACATACAGTAACACTGACAAAGACCAAGTGGAGGAGTGGAGTGTGGAGGCTCAG ATGAATTCCCTCCAGCACCACCCGCCTGCGCAGCTGGCTTCTGAGCCCACCATGGCTGTGAACCAAGCTGCTCCCTCTCCTACCACTGACCCTGTGGTCAGAAAGCAGGCGGTGCAAGATCTCATGGCCCAAATGCAAGGAACTTACAACTTCATGCAG GACTCCATGTTGGAGTTTGACGGCCAGGCTCTGGACCCAGCCATCGTGTCTGCCCAGCCAGTGAAAGCTCTGCAGACGGTTGACCTGCAGCAGATGGGTGGCCCTTCAA TCCACTCAGAACCCAGACTTCCTCAGACAAGTACTGTATCTGGACCACAGGAATCCTCCCAA ACCTCTATGTCTCTGTCATCTGAACAGTCTTCTGCCCCATGTTCCCTGTCTACCGCCTTCCCACCTGTCTCCAAACATATCCACTCCGGAGGCATCAATGTGAACGCAGCACCTTTCCAGTCAGTGCAAGCG GTATTTAATATGAATGCACCTGTACCTCCACCCACTGACGGCCAAGCAGATGCACTGAAGCCATCCAGCCAATTTCCTGGTGGCTATGGCCAGGGCTTTACCAGCCAGTCAGAGAACACTGTAGAGCAGCCGGAAATGCCACAGGAAAGATTACAGTCAG TTGTTGGTGGATTCCAGCCTCAAGATCAGGTCATGCCATCAACAGTAAGTCATGATGATCCCTCTGCAGGGTCAGGGTTCGGGCCGTCCAGCCAGTCGTTTTACAGCAGCAGAGGTGCGCCCAGAGGTGGACCCAGAAACACCCGTGGCATTATGAATGGATACCGGGGCTCCTCAAATGGATTTAGAG GTGGTTATGAAGGATACCGTGCTCCGTTTTCAAACGCTCCTTCCAGCAGTGGTTATGGCCAAACCCAATTTAACACATCTCGGGACTATTCCAACAGCAGCTACCAGCGT GAGGGATATCAGCAAGGCTACAAGCGGGGAACTGCCCAAGGATCAAGAGGCCTGTCCCGGGCCAACGCTCAAGCAATGCGATCCTAA
- the caprin1a gene encoding caprin-1a isoform X3, with the protein MPSAAVGNNAVQCAIPDLGNGSHSEAMKQFLGVIDKKVRNMEKKKSKLDDYQARKNKGERLNQDQLEALSKYQEIINNLEFARELQKSFLALGQEVQKAVKKSARREQLQREEMEQRRLKTVLELQYLLDQLGEDGVRQDLKRPDSSGSPLLTDADLASFDEFYKLVGPDRNCDIRLTDQYEEASQHLWSLLEGRDKSVAGTTYKSLRETLDKLLVSGYFDRAESKQNGACETEEKPEEQAVVDETTVTGEQPPEPGPNNENYTEPVQVETTEVFFNRQFVPETTYSNTDKDQVEEWSVEAQMNSLQHHPPAQLASEPTMAVNQAAPSPTTDPVVRKQAVQDLMAQMQGTYNFMQDSMLEFDGQALDPAIVSAQPVKALQTVDLQQMGGPSIHSEPRLPQTSTVSGPQESSQTSMSLSSEQSSAPCSLSTAFPPVSKHIHSGGINVNAAPFQSVQAVFNMNAPVPPPTDGQADALKPSSQFPGGYGQGFTSQSENTVEQPEMPQERLQSVVGGFQPQDQVMPSTVSHDDPSAGSGFGPSSQSFYSSRGAPRGGPRNTRGIMNGYRGSSNGFRGGYEGYRAPFSNAPSSSGYGQTQFNTSRDYSNSSYQREGYQQGYKRGTAQGSRGLSRANAQAMRS; encoded by the exons ATGCCTTCAGCAGCGGTTGGCAACAATGCTGTCCAGTGTGCCATTCCAGACTTGGGAAATGGAAGTCATTCTGAAGCCATGAAGCAGTTTCTTGGTGTTATCGACAAAAAGGTCCGgaatatggaaaagaaaaag tccaaACTGGATGACTATCAGGCCAGAAAGAATAAGGGAGAAAGACTGAATCAGGATCAGCTG GAAGCCTTGTCGAAGTATCAAGAGATCATCAATAACCTTGAATTTGCTCGAGAACTGCAGAAGAGCTTCCTGGCTTTGGGCCAAGAG GTCCAAAAGGCAGTGAAAAAATCTGCACGGCGAGAGCAGCTTCAGCGGGAGGAAATGGAACAGAGGCGGTTGAAGACGGTTTTGGAGCTTCAGTATTTGTTGGACCAGCTAGGGGAGGACGGCGTGCGACAGGACCTTAAAAGACCAGATTCCTCTGGCTCCCCTCTACTCACAGATGCTGACCTTGCATCTTTTGATGAGTTTTATAAACTGGTGGGTCCTGACAGGAACTGTGATATCAG ATTGACTGACCAGTATGAAGAGGCCTCACAGCACTTGTGGTCTCTCCTTGAGGGTCGAGACAAGTCTGTGGCGGGAACCACAT ACAAGTCACTGAGAGAGACTCTGGACAAACTACTGGTCAGTGGTTACTTTGACAGAGCAGAATCTAAACAGAACGGAGCTTGTGAGACAGAAGAGAAACCAGAAGAGCAGGCTGTTGTGGATGAAACAACGGTTACCGGGGAGCAGCCACCTGAACCTG GACCAAATAATGAAAACTACACAGAGCCTGTCCAAGTGGAAACCACAGAGGTT TTTTTTAACAGACAGTTTGTTCCAGAAACTACATACAGTAACACTGACAAAGACCAAGTGGAGGAGTGGAGTGTGGAGGCTCAG ATGAATTCCCTCCAGCACCACCCGCCTGCGCAGCTGGCTTCTGAGCCCACCATGGCTGTGAACCAAGCTGCTCCCTCTCCTACCACTGACCCTGTGGTCAGAAAGCAGGCGGTGCAAGATCTCATGGCCCAAATGCAAGGAACTTACAACTTCATGCAG GACTCCATGTTGGAGTTTGACGGCCAGGCTCTGGACCCAGCCATCGTGTCTGCCCAGCCAGTGAAAGCTCTGCAGACGGTTGACCTGCAGCAGATGGGTGGCCCTTCAA TCCACTCAGAACCCAGACTTCCTCAGACAAGTACTGTATCTGGACCACAGGAATCCTCCCAA ACCTCTATGTCTCTGTCATCTGAACAGTCTTCTGCCCCATGTTCCCTGTCTACCGCCTTCCCACCTGTCTCCAAACATATCCACTCCGGAGGCATCAATGTGAACGCAGCACCTTTCCAGTCAGTGCAAGCG GTATTTAATATGAATGCACCTGTACCTCCACCCACTGACGGCCAAGCAGATGCACTGAAGCCATCCAGCCAATTTCCTGGTGGCTATGGCCAGGGCTTTACCAGCCAGTCAGAGAACACTGTAGAGCAGCCGGAAATGCCACAGGAAAGATTACAGTCAG TTGTTGGTGGATTCCAGCCTCAAGATCAGGTCATGCCATCAACAGTAAGTCATGATGATCCCTCTGCAGGGTCAGGGTTCGGGCCGTCCAGCCAGTCGTTTTACAGCAGCAGAGGTGCGCCCAGAGGTGGACCCAGAAACACCCGTGGCATTATGAATGGATACCGGGGCTCCTCAAATGGATTTAGAG GTGGTTATGAAGGATACCGTGCTCCGTTTTCAAACGCTCCTTCCAGCAGTGGTTATGGCCAAACCCAATTTAACACATCTCGGGACTATTCCAACAGCAGCTACCAGCGT GAGGGATATCAGCAAGGCTACAAGCGGGGAACTGCCCAAGGATCAAGAGGCCTGTCCCGGGCCAACGCTCAAGCAATGCGATCCTAA
- the caprin1a gene encoding caprin-1a isoform X8 translates to MPSAAVGNNAVQCAIPDLGNGSHSEAMKQFLGVIDKKVRNMEKKKSKLDDYQARKNKGERLNQDQLEALSKYQEIINNLEFARELQKSFLALGQEVQKAVKKSARREQLQREEMEQRRLKTVLELQYLLDQLGEDGVRQDLKRPDSSGSPLLTDADLASFDEFYKLVGPDRNCDIRLTDQYEEASQHLWSLLEGRDKSVAGTTYKSLRETLDKLLVSGYFDRAESKQNGACETEEKPEEQAVVDETTVTGEQPPEPEGPNNENYTEPVQVETTEVFFNRQFVPETTYSNTDKDQVEEWSVEAQMNSLQHHPPAQLASEPTMAVNQAAPSPTTDPVVRKQAVQDLMAQMQGTYNFMQDSMLEFDGQALDPAIVSAQPVKALQTVDLQQMGGPSIHSEPRLPQTSTVSGPQESSQVFNMNAPVPPPTDGQADALKPSSQFPGGYGQGFTSQSENTVEQPEMPQERLQSVVGGFQPQDQVMPSTVSHDDPSAGSGFGPSSQSFYSSRGAPRGGPRNTRGIMNGYRGSSNGFRGGYEGYRAPFSNAPSSSGYGQTQFNTSRDYSNSSYQREGYQQGYKRGTAQGSRGLSRANAQAMRS, encoded by the exons ATGCCTTCAGCAGCGGTTGGCAACAATGCTGTCCAGTGTGCCATTCCAGACTTGGGAAATGGAAGTCATTCTGAAGCCATGAAGCAGTTTCTTGGTGTTATCGACAAAAAGGTCCGgaatatggaaaagaaaaag tccaaACTGGATGACTATCAGGCCAGAAAGAATAAGGGAGAAAGACTGAATCAGGATCAGCTG GAAGCCTTGTCGAAGTATCAAGAGATCATCAATAACCTTGAATTTGCTCGAGAACTGCAGAAGAGCTTCCTGGCTTTGGGCCAAGAG GTCCAAAAGGCAGTGAAAAAATCTGCACGGCGAGAGCAGCTTCAGCGGGAGGAAATGGAACAGAGGCGGTTGAAGACGGTTTTGGAGCTTCAGTATTTGTTGGACCAGCTAGGGGAGGACGGCGTGCGACAGGACCTTAAAAGACCAGATTCCTCTGGCTCCCCTCTACTCACAGATGCTGACCTTGCATCTTTTGATGAGTTTTATAAACTGGTGGGTCCTGACAGGAACTGTGATATCAG ATTGACTGACCAGTATGAAGAGGCCTCACAGCACTTGTGGTCTCTCCTTGAGGGTCGAGACAAGTCTGTGGCGGGAACCACAT ACAAGTCACTGAGAGAGACTCTGGACAAACTACTGGTCAGTGGTTACTTTGACAGAGCAGAATCTAAACAGAACGGAGCTTGTGAGACAGAAGAGAAACCAGAAGAGCAGGCTGTTGTGGATGAAACAACGGTTACCGGGGAGCAGCCACCTGAACCTG AAGGACCAAATAATGAAAACTACACAGAGCCTGTCCAAGTGGAAACCACAGAGGTT TTTTTTAACAGACAGTTTGTTCCAGAAACTACATACAGTAACACTGACAAAGACCAAGTGGAGGAGTGGAGTGTGGAGGCTCAG ATGAATTCCCTCCAGCACCACCCGCCTGCGCAGCTGGCTTCTGAGCCCACCATGGCTGTGAACCAAGCTGCTCCCTCTCCTACCACTGACCCTGTGGTCAGAAAGCAGGCGGTGCAAGATCTCATGGCCCAAATGCAAGGAACTTACAACTTCATGCAG GACTCCATGTTGGAGTTTGACGGCCAGGCTCTGGACCCAGCCATCGTGTCTGCCCAGCCAGTGAAAGCTCTGCAGACGGTTGACCTGCAGCAGATGGGTGGCCCTTCAA TCCACTCAGAACCCAGACTTCCTCAGACAAGTACTGTATCTGGACCACAGGAATCCTCCCAA GTATTTAATATGAATGCACCTGTACCTCCACCCACTGACGGCCAAGCAGATGCACTGAAGCCATCCAGCCAATTTCCTGGTGGCTATGGCCAGGGCTTTACCAGCCAGTCAGAGAACACTGTAGAGCAGCCGGAAATGCCACAGGAAAGATTACAGTCAG TTGTTGGTGGATTCCAGCCTCAAGATCAGGTCATGCCATCAACAGTAAGTCATGATGATCCCTCTGCAGGGTCAGGGTTCGGGCCGTCCAGCCAGTCGTTTTACAGCAGCAGAGGTGCGCCCAGAGGTGGACCCAGAAACACCCGTGGCATTATGAATGGATACCGGGGCTCCTCAAATGGATTTAGAG GTGGTTATGAAGGATACCGTGCTCCGTTTTCAAACGCTCCTTCCAGCAGTGGTTATGGCCAAACCCAATTTAACACATCTCGGGACTATTCCAACAGCAGCTACCAGCGT GAGGGATATCAGCAAGGCTACAAGCGGGGAACTGCCCAAGGATCAAGAGGCCTGTCCCGGGCCAACGCTCAAGCAATGCGATCCTAA